From Aliarcobacter butzleri, the proteins below share one genomic window:
- a CDS encoding GNAT family N-acetyltransferase: MNLQFKELQKEDIKEVILLINEAYRGEKKDKAWTTESHILDGIRVNEDMMKEILEEKETKTYIAKVDNKIVGTIQVKLQGESIHVGLFAVDTKSQASGIGKKLLEFAENSSSKLWQKSTFLIEVISTRTELMQYYIRRGYQNTNSFIEFPKSEHWTPNTNEELKLLVLKKTI, encoded by the coding sequence ATGAACTTACAATTTAAAGAACTACAAAAAGAAGATATAAAAGAAGTTATTCTTTTGATAAATGAAGCTTATCGAGGAGAAAAAAAAGATAAAGCTTGGACAACTGAATCTCATATATTAGATGGAATTAGAGTAAATGAAGATATGATGAAAGAGATTTTAGAAGAAAAAGAGACTAAAACATATATTGCAAAAGTTGATAATAAAATAGTTGGAACTATTCAGGTTAAACTTCAAGGAGAGAGTATTCACGTAGGGCTTTTTGCTGTTGATACAAAATCACAAGCAAGTGGAATAGGAAAAAAACTTTTAGAATTTGCAGAAAATAGTTCATCAAAACTTTGGCAAAAATCTACTTTTCTAATAGAGGTGATATCTACAAGAACAGAATTAATGCAATATTATATTAGAAGAGGATACCAAAATACAAATAGTTTTATAGAGTTTCCAAAGTCAGAACATTGGACACCAAATACAAATGAAGAACTTAAACTTTTAGTATTGAAAAAAACTATCTAA
- a CDS encoding endonuclease/exonuclease/phosphatase family protein yields the protein MKLRVGTFNLFQFCSPPFSFYTKKEKFTPEEWNEKIAWCKNQLNLMNCDIVGFQEVFSNDELKNLCLEVGFKYFEVVDFAKVDKKNEKVYISTTVAIASKFPIINIEKIDTKSFKFARIPIKAIISLPNEKNITVYITHLKSNRENEFEYIFTKNDTLEDKLKKVEVALKDNYSLSLKQRINEAKILFYDIKSNKTPTILMCDLNDKEFSITIDALTNKRFYNKNLKKDDYLLFDAYYLHKPKIYNPHPEFKGIKRTPTSYFAGKGNILDYIFVSKELQKISSYEVFDKHLQKNHNGSLKQSDHAQVVCEIEI from the coding sequence ATGAAACTAAGAGTCGGAACATTTAACCTTTTTCAATTTTGCTCTCCACCATTCTCTTTTTATACAAAAAAAGAAAAATTCACACCTGAAGAATGGAATGAAAAAATAGCTTGGTGTAAAAATCAACTAAATCTTATGAATTGTGATATTGTAGGATTTCAAGAAGTTTTCTCTAATGATGAACTAAAAAATTTGTGTTTAGAAGTTGGATTTAAATACTTTGAAGTTGTGGATTTTGCAAAAGTTGATAAAAAAAATGAAAAAGTTTATATAAGTACAACAGTTGCAATTGCTTCAAAATTCCCAATAATAAATATAGAAAAAATAGATACAAAAAGTTTTAAGTTTGCAAGAATCCCAATAAAAGCCATAATTTCTCTACCAAATGAAAAAAATATAACAGTTTATATAACACATCTAAAATCAAACAGAGAAAATGAATTTGAATATATTTTTACAAAAAATGATACTTTAGAAGATAAACTAAAAAAAGTTGAAGTTGCTTTAAAAGACAACTATTCTTTATCTTTAAAACAAAGAATTAATGAAGCCAAAATACTTTTTTATGATATAAAATCAAATAAAACTCCTACGATTTTAATGTGCGACTTAAATGACAAAGAGTTTTCTATAACAATTGATGCTCTTACAAATAAACGATTTTATAATAAAAATCTAAAAAAAGATGACTATTTACTCTTTGATGCTTACTATTTACATAAACCAAAGATTTATAATCCTCATCCAGAATTTAAGGGAATAAAACGAACTCCTACAAGCTATTTTGCTGGAAAAGGAAATATTTTGGATTATATTTTTGTATCAAAAGAACTTCAAAAAATCAGCTCTTATGAAGTTTTTGACAAACATTTACAAAAAAATCACAATGGAAGTTTAAAACAAAGTGATCATGCTCAAGTTGTTTGTGAAATAGAAATTTAG
- a CDS encoding Spy/CpxP family protein refolding chaperone, which translates to MKKIVSSLVITSLVAGALFAANGEMKKDDKRFDAPNCMYQKDFKGHMPFFGNDGILGLIHELNLTSKQKEDIRKIIDESRKAQKSPLDAFSKDGFDKEKFIQIENEKRDSMIKSKAEVIEKTYAILDAKQKEQLKVLIDLRKEKRDKK; encoded by the coding sequence ATGAAAAAAATAGTTTCAAGTTTAGTTATAACAAGTTTAGTTGCAGGAGCACTTTTTGCTGCAAATGGTGAAATGAAAAAAGATGATAAAAGATTTGATGCACCAAATTGTATGTATCAAAAAGATTTTAAAGGTCATATGCCTTTTTTTGGAAATGATGGTATTTTAGGATTAATCCATGAGTTAAATTTAACTTCTAAACAAAAAGAAGATATTAGAAAAATTATAGATGAAAGTAGAAAAGCTCAAAAATCTCCACTTGATGCATTCTCAAAAGATGGATTTGATAAAGAAAAATTTATTCAAATTGAGAATGAAAAAAGAGATTCTATGATAAAATCAAAAGCTGAAGTTATCGAAAAAACTTATGCTATCTTAGATGCTAAACAAAAAGAGCAACTAAAAGTTCTAATTGATTTAAGAAAAGAAAAAAGAGATAAAAAATAG
- a CDS encoding response regulator transcription factor, with protein MIKIAMIEDDLELAEVLCQYLKQFNIEVTNYEEPYLALSALKMNKYDLIILDLTLPGMDGLDVCKEIVKSFNIPIIISSARSDITDKVTALKLGADDYLPKPYDPRELEVRIKTILRRFNNSQSSEEDTKSKIFVLNEEKREITKNGKFIKLTAAEFEVLSLLIKREGFVISREDIFENSDLLNQDYESSGSLAVIINRIRHKIEDNSKESKYLHTIRGMGYKFIQ; from the coding sequence TTGATAAAAATTGCAATGATAGAAGATGATTTAGAGTTAGCAGAAGTTCTATGTCAATACTTAAAGCAATTCAATATTGAAGTTACAAATTACGAAGAGCCATATTTGGCTCTTAGTGCTTTAAAAATGAATAAGTATGATTTGATAATTTTAGATTTAACACTACCTGGAATGGATGGATTAGATGTTTGTAAAGAGATAGTTAAAAGTTTTAATATTCCTATTATTATTTCAAGTGCAAGAAGTGATATTACAGATAAAGTAACAGCACTTAAATTAGGAGCTGATGATTATTTGCCAAAACCTTATGACCCAAGAGAACTTGAAGTACGAATTAAAACAATTTTACGAAGATTTAATAACTCTCAAAGTAGTGAAGAAGATACAAAAAGTAAAATCTTTGTTTTAAATGAAGAAAAAAGAGAGATAACAAAAAACGGAAAATTTATAAAACTAACTGCTGCTGAATTTGAAGTTTTATCTTTATTGATAAAAAGAGAAGGTTTTGTAATAAGTAGAGAAGATATTTTTGAAAATTCTGATCTTTTAAATCAGGATTATGAAAGTTCAGGTTCTTTGGCTGTTATTATAAATAGAATTAGACACAAAATAGAAGATAATTCAAAAGAATCAAAATATCTTCATACAATTAGAGGAATGGGATACAAATTTATACAATGA